One genomic segment of Hordeum vulgare subsp. vulgare chromosome 2H, MorexV3_pseudomolecules_assembly, whole genome shotgun sequence includes these proteins:
- the LOC123429662 gene encoding protein FAR1-RELATED SEQUENCE 8-like yields MALIDSDDTAAVLAELRRRKNEDDPDHFHDYKVDAAGRLERLFWADAEARVSSCGDVVVIDTTLQTNRYGAAFVSFVGMNHHRRPVLLGCGVLADQSPNSYVGLLRAFMISMGQERPKSLITDGGDALIHAVETVLPQSNHRICSCHLEEGIGEHLGGRSAQDGFRSLMLEDGCSPVEFEERWRSLVARHRTASNQEWLCRMYVKRELWAAAFVRDKFFLGLARDEDKGMECLCLSSGLLTRFSEDMTLLALLQRADSSGKNMRAQEAELDEEADKSRVELTTEHKCLEEDAARSFTPANFAIVLEEIEALDDFEIVDTLSSSSGRSGHKVYTLDLHGDLFSVLQSHNHAKDDKETHSSIIFKCSCRKMERDGLPCRHIFHVLQHEKASSIPKCCKLGRLLRRGDTRSERLGQMEALGRQVFDLASQDAEEFEEIKEFLQGWLEDREQ; encoded by the coding sequence ATGGCGCTGATCGATAGCGACGACACGGCGGCGGTTCTCGCCGAACTGCGCCGCAGGAAAAACGAGGACGACCCCGACCATTTCCACGACTACAAGGTGGACGCCGCCGGTCGCCTCGAGAGGCTCTTCTGGGCCGACGCCGAAGCGCGCGTCAGCAGCTGcggcgacgtcgtcgtcatcgacaccaCTTTGCAGACGAACAGGTACGGCGCGGCATTCGTCTCCTTCGTCGGCATgaaccaccaccgccgccccgtGCTCCTCGGCTGCGGCGTCCTCGCGGACCAGTCCCCAAACTCGTATGTCGGGCTGTTGCGGGCCTTCATGATCTCCATGGGCCAGGAGAGGCCCAAGTCCTTGATCACCGACGGCGGCGACGCGCTGATCCACGCTGTCGAGACCGTGCTCCCGCAGTCCAACCACCGGATCTGCTCGTGCCACCTGGAGGAAGGCATCGGGGAGCACCTCGGCGGCCGGTCGGCCCAGGACGGcttcaggtcgctgatgctcgagGACGGCTGCTCGCCGGTGGAGTTCGAGGAGCGGTGGCGCAGTTTGGTGGCCAGACACAGGACGGCGAGCAACCAGGAGTGGCTCTGCAGGATGTACGTGAAGAGGGAGCTCTGGGCCGCCGCCTTCGTCCGCGACAAGTTCTTCCTCGGCCTGGCGAGAGATGAAGACAAGGGCATGGAGTGCCTCTGCCTATCTTCAGGCCTGCTCACGCGCTTCTCCGAGGACATGACGCTGCTCGCCCTGCTCCAGCGCGCAGACTCCAGTGGCAAGAACATGCGCGCGCAAGAGGCTGAGCTGGACGAGGAGGCCGACAAGTCCCGCGTTGAGCTGACCACCGAGCACAAGTGCCTCGAGGAAGACGCGGCAAGGTCCTTCACGCCGGCCAACTTCGCAATCGTGCTGGAGGAGATCGAGGCGCTGGACGACTTCGAGATCGTTGACACCCTGAGCAGCAGCTCCGGCAGATCAGGTCACAAGGTCTACACGTTGGATCTCCACGGCGACCTCTTCAGCGTGTTACAGTCCCACAACCACGCCAAGGACGACAAGGAGACGCACTCGAGCATCATCTTCAAATGCAGCTGCCGGAAGATGGAACGCGACGGCTTGCCATGCCGGCACATCTTCCACGTGCTGCAGCACGAAAAGGCGTCCTCCATACCGAAGTGCTGCAAGCTGGGACGGCTGCTGCGGCGGGGTGACACAAGGTCCGAGAGGCTCGGCCAGATGGAGGCGCTGGGGCGGCAGGTGTTCGACCTGGCGTCGCAGGACGCCGAGGAGTTTGAGGAGATCAAGGAGTTCTTGCAGGGCTGGCTGGAGGATAGAGAGCAATAA